From Nerophis lumbriciformis linkage group LG09, RoL_Nlum_v2.1, whole genome shotgun sequence, one genomic window encodes:
- the kcnj6 gene encoding G protein-activated inward rectifier potassium channel 2: MEQDVESSAINKFPKQLVAMERTRRVQRYVRKDGKCNVHHGNVRETYRYLTDIFTTLVDLKWRFNLFVFVLVYTVTWLFFGFMWWLIAYLRGDLDHLADNLWTPCVNNLNSFVSAFLFSIETETTIGYGYRVITDKCPEGIVLLLVQSVLGSIVNAFMVGCMFVKISQPKKRAETLVFSTHAVVSMRDGRLCLMFRVGDLRNSHIVEASIRAKLIKSKQTKEGEFIPLNQTDINVGYSTGDDRLFLVSPLIICHEINQSSPFWDVSPAHLAHEELEVVVILEGMVEATGMTCQARSSYVSSEIKWGYRFTPVLTLEDGFYEVDYNSFHDIYQTNTPACSARELADMCERARPPLACSLAGKPSQQDLSEADKEAEPQSKNVPQTERNGDVSNAETESKV; encoded by the exons ATGGAGCAGGATGTGGAGAGCTCGGCCATCAACAAGTTCCCCAAGCAGCTGGTGGCCATGGAGCGGACCAGGAGGGTCCAGCGCTACGTGCGGAAAGACGGCAAGTGCAACGTGCACCACGGCAACGTGCGCGAGACTTACCGCTACCTGACGGACATCTTCACCACGCTGGTGGACCTGAAGTGGAGGTTCAACCTGTTCGTCTTCGTCCTGGTCTACACCGTCACCTGGCTCTTCTTCGGCTTCATGTGGTGGCTCATCGCCTACCTGCGGGGAGACCTGGACCACTTGGCCGACAACCTCTGGACTCCGTGCGTCAACAACCTCAATAGTTTCGTCTCGGCCTTCCTCTTCTCCATCGAGACGGAGACCACCATCGGGTACGGGTACCGGGTGATCACGGACAAGTGTCCCGAGGGCATCGTGCTGCTGCTGGTGCAGTCGGTGCTGGGCTCCATCGTCAACGCCTTCATGGTGGGCTGCATGTTCGTCAAGATCTCGCAGCCCAAGAAGCGCGCCGAAACGCTGGTGTTCTCCACCCACGCCGTGGTCTCCATGAGGGACGGCCGCCTGTGCCTCATGTTCCGGGTGGGCGACCTCAGGAACTCGCACATCGTGGAAGCGTCCATCCGGGCCAAGCTCATCAAGTCCAAGCAGACCAAGGAGGGCGAGTTCATCCCCCTGAACCAGACGGACATCAACGTGGGCTACAGCACGGGCGACGACCGCCTCTTCCTGGTGTCCCCGCTCATCATCTGTCACGAGATCAACCAGAGCAGTCCTTTCTGGGACGTCTCGCCCGCACACCTGGCCCACGAGGAGCTGGAGGTGGTCGTCATCCTGGAGGGCATGGTGGAGGCCACGG GCATGACGTGTCAGGCCAGGAGTTCGTACGTGAGCAGTGAGATCAAGTGGGGTTATCGCTTCACGCCCGTCCTCACGCTGGAGGACGGCTTCTACGAGGTGGACTACAACAGCTTCCACGACATCTACCAGACCAACACGCCCGCCTGCAGCGCCAGGGAGCTGGCGGACATGTGCGAGCGCGCCCGCCCGCCCCTCGCCTGCTCGCTGGCCGGCAAGCCGAGTCAGCAGGATCTGTCCGAGGCCGACAAGGAGGCGGAGCCACAGAGCAAGAACGTCCCGCAGACTGAGAGGAACGGAGACGTCTCCAACGCGGAGACCGAGTCCAAAGTGTAG